In a single window of the Bacillota bacterium genome:
- a CDS encoding protein-glutamate O-methyltransferase CheR, with the protein MGTDRKEPTLEFQAFKRRLRELCGFDLDSYKGPQMERRTRQWMERRGIPSMGALIRRLEADKKARSDFLDYLTINTSQFFRDPGTWEALRVRVLPGLLASFGHLRIWSAACSIGAEPYTLAIILDEMGQGGRHYLLATDIDEDALARAKVAEYHDLHLPSLPASSRQRYFTRTPGGMWRLDAALAATVRFRRHDLLREPYPLGFHLILCRHVMIYLTQEAQSFLLTHLAQALVAGGYLVVGGPEQIARPDEFGLERIEHSIYRRPPAGPSVSQAGAATASTRAAWPGRATGSL; encoded by the coding sequence ATGGGCACTGACCGGAAGGAACCAACGCTCGAGTTCCAGGCTTTCAAGCGAAGGCTTCGGGAGCTATGCGGATTTGACCTGGACTCCTACAAAGGGCCCCAGATGGAGCGGCGCACCCGCCAGTGGATGGAGCGGCGGGGCATCCCCTCCATGGGTGCGCTGATTCGCCGCCTTGAGGCAGACAAGAAGGCGCGCAGCGACTTCCTGGATTACCTCACCATCAACACGTCGCAGTTCTTCCGGGACCCCGGCACGTGGGAGGCGCTGCGCGTGCGGGTCCTGCCGGGACTGCTGGCCTCTTTCGGCCACCTGCGCATCTGGAGCGCGGCCTGCAGCATCGGCGCGGAGCCCTACACGCTGGCCATCATCCTGGACGAGATGGGGCAGGGCGGGCGCCACTACCTGCTGGCCACGGACATCGACGAGGACGCCCTGGCCAGGGCGAAGGTGGCCGAATACCACGACCTGCACCTGCCGAGCCTGCCGGCGAGTTCACGCCAGCGGTACTTCACCCGGACGCCCGGCGGGATGTGGCGCCTCGATGCCGCCCTTGCGGCGACGGTTCGCTTCCGGCGCCACGACCTGCTCCGAGAGCCATACCCGCTGGGCTTTCACCTCATCCTGTGCCGGCACGTGATGATCTACCTGACCCAGGAGGCGCAAAGCTTTCTGCTTACCCACCTGGCGCAGGCGCTGGTGGCGGGCGGCTACCTCGTCGTGGGCGGCCCGGAGCAGATCGCCCGGCCTGACGAGTTTGGGCTCGAGCGGATCGAGCATTCCATCTACCGCCGCCCGCCGGCAGGGCCTTCCGTCAGCCAAGCAGGAGCGGCAACTGCAAGTACAAGAGCAGCGTGGCCAGGGCGAGCGACGGGATCGCTGTGA